AATTTCAAACATTCAATATAACGTGGACCATAATATTTACGGAGGTGAAGAGCTATCGCAAGATGAGGAAACTCGTTCGAAACAAATAGCTGAGAGGAAAGTGGTTGTAGAGGGGTACATTTGGGGTAATGAATACGAACCTATAGTAAAACATTTGCCAGATGGCCAAAAGAAATTTGATCTCATTATTTTGTCTGATCTTGTGTTTAACCATACCGAGCATCAGAAACTATTCAAGACTACAAAAGATCTTTTGAAGGATGATGGAAAGGCTCTAGTGGTATTTTCTCCTCATAGACCATGGTTGTTGAAAGAGGATCTAGCGTTCTTTGATAATTGCCGTGAATTTGGCTTGAAATCTGAGCTTATTGAATTGACTCATTGGAAACCTATgtttgatgaagatgaagaaactgtCGAAATCAGGTCAAGTATCTACGCTTATTATTTGACTCACTGCTAAAAATATCTTTAGTTTATTTGGCATCTACTTAGTTATTCcattaattttaatttaacaatttattatattatattatatgatATTGTACTTGAAAAGTATTACACAATGAAAAGGTTGAATTGTATGTAAATATTACTATAAGAATGCAAACTTTGAAATTGCTTGTGAGCAGGTAATGTATATTTTTGGGTTCGTAAGGTTTCTAAGATTATCTGGTTATTAAAGGGGTATCAATGCAATAATTTCCATATAGTTTTCAAACGACTATATCAAGATTGGGTTTGATCTTCCCTGAATCAAGTTAACTTCTCATGACATACATGATGTGATAACACTTAATCTAAGCTGCACAATTTCCGACTGCCAGTTTAGACTTATGAATTATGCAATGGAATTTATAATGTCCAATCAGCCTTCAAATAGCTGAAGTTACAGGATATAGAGACAACTGAATCATCACTATATGCAAAACATGTTGTTCCAGCAGCACATTCTGTATGAACCCACTCTCCGTAATTGCAGATTGCAATCTTGCCAACAGAGTCACATGAAATTTCCCCATCGAAACAGGTATCTTTTCCATTCATCTTACCTTCAGAGAATTGTTGATTCAATTCCTTAGCCCTGTTTTCAGCCCAGGAACCAGAAGGTTGGGCAGTTTGAGAAGGTTGAGTAGTGGTTGGTTGTTGAGTAGTAGTTGGTTGTTGAGTAGTAGTTGGTTGTTGAGTAGTGGTTGGTTGTAGTGTTGTGGTTGCCTTTGTAGTCGAaacagatgatgatgttggAGCAGgtgttgaaattgaagtTGTAGTAGGAGTAGTTGGTTGCAAGGTCTTCGTTTCAGGCTTTGTTTCTGATGTTTTAGTGTTAGAGGTGGTAGTGGAAACACTTAGAGTGCTTTTGCTCAAGGTAGTCGTTATAGCTGATGTCAAGGTTAAGGTTGATGAGAATGAGctagaagaggaagaagaagatgcagtagtagtagtaggGGCAGCAGTGGAGGACGAAACAGAAGTGGAAGTAGaagtggtagtagtagaagaagaagaagaagaagaagaagaagaggtggAAGTGGAAGAGGTTGCTTGCGATGCAGAAGATGGTGCAGCAGAGTTAGAGACAGCatctttgttcaaaatgtCCTTCATTTGTTCAACATATGGTTTACCATCAACGGTATTTGTGAATCCTTGAGAAGCATCCCATAGCATGATACCACCGAAATTAGGGCTTTCACTGATCTTCTTAACTGTAGATTCCACTAAACCTAGATCAGAAATGTAACCGGATCCAGCACCAGTGGCGGAACCTGGTAATCCAAGGTATAGCTTAATGTCTTTGTTTGGAGAAGTGTTTTGAGCAAAGTCAGTCCAAGTATCCCAGTTAAACTGCTTGTCAACATTGCAGTAGTTGTTGtaaaattgaatgaaaGCAAAGTCAATGTCAGCATTAGCCAAGGCATCACCAACAGAGGCATCAGGATAGAAACATTGAGGAGCAGCAGAAATGTAGTAATCCTTAGTACCCTTAGAGAACAAAGTTCTCAATTTGGTGGCCAAAGCAGCGTAACCCTTTGGATTGTTGTTTTCGATATCGAAATCGAACCCATCGACCACTGCAGAGTCGAAAGGTCTCTCAACGCCATCAGCAGAGCCTTCACCAAAAGTGTTCCAAAGGGTAGTAGCAAAGTCTTCGGCCTGTTTATCATCGGTAAATCCATAAGAACCGATGGCACCACCCATGGATAGAAGGACTTTCTTACCCTTGTCTTGGCAGGTCTTGATATCAGCGGCAATAGAGGAGCAATGCAACAAACCATCTTCAAATGTATCAGTGCAAGCAGAAGCAAAGTTCACAGCCAAGTTGTCTGGGAAAGAATAAAGGAAGGACAATAGAACGATATCGACGTTATCGGATTGACAGTAAGTGCCTAGGGACTCTTGCGAACCAGCGGAAGCTTGACCCCAGTAGACGGCAACATTTTGCTTCGAATTAGCATCGAATGCGGAAACAAAGATAAGTTGCAAAATagcaaacaaaacaaagcgTAATGGAAACATAGTTATAATGATTTCAAGtgtcttctttcaaaaggGAGTGACAAATATAAACGATCAAAGAAATTCACGTTTATGACTTTAGGAGCGGTGAAAGAGGTACACTGGTTGATGCGAGTTGTAGTTCTATGCTTTCACAACtgacaaacaaaacaatattgATAGAGAGATATATCTTAACTGGACAGAACTCCCTTCTCCATGATTGCATCCATCGGCCGGCTCTTTTATATACAATCAAGACCCTGACATCACTCCTTCATTCGCTGGTTTCTCTCGCCTGTAAACAGGATTTGAGTGAAAGAAattccaaatccaaaacaTACTCTCCCTAGGATACCAACCATACAGGTCATTGGCCTAGTATAATCCACTCCTCGGTTCTTTCGTGTTGGTTTCGGCTCTATACTTCTTGTATCAAGACAAAACACATTCAAATTCATGCATGaaaaaaatcgaaaaaggTAAACAAAGAACACTTCGAGAATTcatagaacaaaaacaacagcCTTGAGCCGACGTACTGGCCGCAAAAAGTCCCTTCCTTCCTCGCAATAGGGCTCCCTACCAAAACACACGCATTCCAAACACAACCCGTCCTCCTCCTTCACATCAGCTCCACTACCACCACATTTCTTGCTTCATGATTCACGTTACTCACGCGCCGCCAGACGTTCACGTACAAAACTTCTGCGCCTTGTTTGTTTACGTTTTCGCTGCAGGTGCTGGCTCCAGCTGAAACCCAGCAGATCTATCAAAACGTACAAAGTGATGTAAATATACACAAATACACATTGCAAACAGAACCCGGGCCTGAGCACAGCAGGATTTTGTCTTTTCGTCCGTATCATGGCAACGAGCCGTGACGTCAGGGACCAGAACCAGGGGCCAGGGACTGGGAATCTTTTGTGTATTATTCTCTCtgtaaatatttgttttctACGTTTTGTAGCATCTTGCGACTGCGCTACGTTTGCAACCTGTTACGGCCCAGATTGTACTTGTTATTTGGTTATTCCTTTGCGTATGGCATTTCACGTTTTCCCCTGCGTCAAGATATGCAGGGGCCGGTCACAAAACACAGGGGCAATCTTTTTGTGGCGAGCGAAATGTGCCATTGCTTGTAAAAAATCGCATCAACTTTTGGCTAATACTGCTATTATTACAACCAGTAGTACTACTAGTAGCTTGTCATTTTTTCTGTATGAAATttggaatttcttgaaaaataaagacaTTCTTGAAATTATACTATGTAAAAAGTTGTATATACACTTACAATAAAGGGTTGATGGagggaagaagagagataAGAACATCTAGAAACCGCATTTGGTAGGCTATAGAGTGTAATTAGGACTATCcctgaagaaaaaaaaatgggtGGTCTCAATTCTGctgagaaggaaaagatcaagCATGCTCTACCTAAGGCAGCAAATAAAATTATAGATGTGGCAGTT
The Kluyveromyces marxianus DMKU3-1042 DNA, complete genome, chromosome 1 DNA segment above includes these coding regions:
- the NNT1 gene encoding S-adenosylmethionine-dependent methyltransferase, whose translation is MSDTESFFDGDLFAEPSDYYKPPPEPHFATYVRETVPETSENQSKEVKLRLVGSSPLWGHLLWNAGIYTAKHLDLHPEQVQGKYVLELGAAGALPSVIAGLLGAEKVVSTDYPDADLISNIQYNVDHNIYGGEELSQDEETRSKQIAERKVVVEGYIWGNEYEPIVKHLPDGQKKFDLIILSDLVFNHTEHQKLFKTTKDLLKDDGKALVVFSPHRPWLLKEDLAFFDNCREFGLKSELIELTHWKPMFDEDEETVEIRSSIYAYYLTHC
- the CTS1 gene encoding chitinase, which translates into the protein MFPLRFVLFAILQLIFVSAFDANSKQNVAVYWGQASAGSQESLGTYCQSDNVDIVLLSFLYSFPDNLAVNFASACTDTFEDGLLHCSSIAADIKTCQDKGKKVLLSMGGAIGSYGFTDDKQAEDFATTLWNTFGEGSADGVERPFDSAVVDGFDFDIENNNPKGYAALATKLRTLFSKGTKDYYISAAPQCFYPDASVGDALANADIDFAFIQFYNNYCNVDKQFNWDTWTDFAQNTSPNKDIKLYLGLPGSATGAGSGYISDLGLVESTVKKISESPNFGGIMLWDASQGFTNTVDGKPYVEQMKDILNKDAVSNSAAPSSASQATSSTSTSSSSSSSSSSTTTTSTSTSVSSSTAAPTTTTASSSSSSSSFSSTLTLTSAITTTLSKSTLSVSTTTSNTKTSETKPETKTLQPTTPTTTSISTPAPTSSSVSTTKATTTLQPTTTQQPTTTQQPTTTQQPTTTQPSQTAQPSGSWAENRAKELNQQFSEGKMNGKDTCFDGEISCDSVGKIAICNYGEWVHTECAAGTTCFAYSDDSVVSISCNFSYLKADWTL